GTCGCTCCGAGAGGGTGACCGAGCGCGATCGCTCCTCCGTTTACGTTGATCTTTTCCATGGGGATTCCCAAACTTTTTTGGGTATAGAGAACTACGGAAGCGAAGGCTTCGTTGATTTCCCATAGATCGATATCTTCTACTTTTAGACCGGCGGCTTGCAGAGCCTTCTTGGATGCGGAGACGGGACCCGTTAGCATGATGGTGGGGTCCTCGCCGGTCGCAACGGTCGCGAGAATTTTGGCTCTAGGCTTCAGGCCGAATTTTTTGACTCCTTCGTCGTTAGCGATTAGAACGGACGCGGCACCGTCCACGATCCCGGAGGAATTACCCAGGGTATGGATATGATTGATCTTTCCCACTTCGGGATAGGATCTGAGCGCGATCGCATCCAATTCTTTCTCACCCACCGTTTTGAAGACGGCGCCCAGTCCGGAAAGGAAAGCGTAATCGGATTCGATACGAGGGTTCTCGTCCGTGTCCACTACGCTTCCATCCTCCAATTTAATCGGGATGATGGATTTCTTGAAGACACCTTCTTTGATCGCTTTGTCCGCTTTTAGCTGGGAGGATTCGGCGAATTTATCCGCCTCTTCTCTGGAAATATTGTATTTCGTAGCGATCAGGTCCGCGGAGATCCCTTGTGGAACCAGATTATAATGCTTTTGAATATTAGGGTTTCCTATATTAAAATCCCTGTCTCCTAGGTCGGCACCCATCTTTACGCGGCTCATGGATTCCACGCCGCCTCCTAAACCCACTGCCATCGCTCCGGATTGGACGTGATTGGCGATATTGTTCACCGCTTGTAGTCCCGATCCGCAGAATCTGTTAACGGTATAACCGGGAACCGAATTAGGCCATTGCGCTGCCATGACAGCATAACGCGCAATACAGGCCGCTTGGTCGTCCACTTGGGAGACGCAACCTAATACGACTTCTTCCACAACTTCCGGTTTAAGGCCGTTTCTTTCCTGGATGGCTTTTAATGTGCTGGCTGAAAGTTCTTGGGGATGGACGGAGGCGAGAGTTCCTCTCTTTTTCCCTTTTCCGCGAGGGGTGCGAACCGCATCGATAACGTATGCGTTGGACATGATTTTCTCCTATAACGAAAGCCGTTCGTTTATTATTGAACTCTCGTTCAAGAACGAATAGTTCCTACGGTTTGAGTTTAGGACGAAGGAGGGAAAAGCAAGCCGTTTTGCTCGGAAGTTTCTTCTCTAGTTTTGGAGAAAAACTTTTTTCGAATACGAAATATAGGAGTGAACGTCGTTTGCCTAGGAATTAATTGGAAGGTTGCCAGACGAATTTTCCCGAGCGATCGATATAACCGAATTTGTCCTTGAAGGTCTTGCGATCGTAGACGGCGACTAGCGCGAGTCCTTCCTTAAAGGAATAGGCGGCTTTGAATTTGGGAGGAATCACCCAATTCCCTTCTTTATCTATAAAGCCCCAGACATCCGATCGATTCGACTTCGCTGCAGGAGCTAAGCCTTCCGAAAAATTATGAACGTATAAATCCCGCAAATAAAGCAAGACCCGACCCTCAGGATCGATCAGAACTTGCTTGCATTCTCTGCCGGAAATTTCGGCCGCGAGGCAAGCCTGGGCGACTCCGTCGTAGAAAGGTTCGATAAAGCGGAATTTTCCGAAACCGATACGAATATTCCCCTTAGTATCCGCTACGGCCCATTCTTCTTTTCTCCGTATTTGAGTTAGGCCTTCGTTGAATAATCCTATCTGATCGAACTCGAAGGGCAGTATTTCGGAGAAATCATAATTTATAACTCCATAATATTTTCCCTTTCGAACAGTCGCGACACCGCCTTGGAAATGACTCGCGTAATCGTATTGCGGCGCCAAGATTTCCTTTCCGCTGCGATCCAAATAGCCGAACTTTCCGGAAGAATAAGTTCCCATCGGGCCGGAGCAAGTCCGGATTCCTCCCCGATCTATGGGGATTCTTCCCTCGGAGATCGCACCGAAAAAATCCGTGCTGGGTCCAAATACGGTATTTCCTTTTCGGTCTATCAAATATCTGTATTCCATGCAATCGGGAGATTCGGATTTTCCCTTCACTACGACCGCTAATCCTTCTCGGAAAGGATAGCATTCCAAATATTCGATTGGAATCGCGGCTTTTCCCCCCTCGTCGATATATCCGCATTTCCCGGCCTTGTAAACTCTCGTTAAGCCTTCAAAGAAGGGATACATGATGGGAGTTACGTCGTCGAATTGAGGAGGGACAACCAACTTGCCGGACCGATCCATGAAGCCGATCTTTCTTTCCACGAGTACGGCGAAAAGACTCTCAGCATTATAATTTCCGAATGGAAGGATTAAGAAAAAGAGAATCAGAATCGTATGTCGATATTTCCGATTGGACACGATCTTTTACTTCGGCAGACCGAATAATTCCTTATGCAGGCGGAGCGAGATGCGCGCTATCGGGAGGAAGAGTGCGGAGAGAAATATGCTCAGAAAGATCGCCCCGCCTAGATCGGGATCTTTTTTATCGAATACTGTGGACCAGATCGAGAACATCGTAAAAGCGTAGCCTAAAGATGTTAGGATCCCGGTGATCAAGAATATGATCTTTTTCTTATAGTAGATTCCGAGAGGTATCCAAAAGAATCCGATCGTGAGAAAATAAGGAGCGGTAAGAATCAAAAGGATCTGGTATTGAGTTTCAAAGGGTCTGAGTCGGTCCGGATTGAATACCTTATCGGCTTCCGAGTCCACTAGAGCCGGATCATAACCTTCCTTCTTTAGCGAATCTACAACGCTTTGCAGATTGGGATTCACCTTCATTCTTTCTTCTATGATTTCCCTAAGACGGAGTTCGCTCATTACCATTTCTCCTTTATGTTCTATCCGAAAATTGCCGAATCGAAGACTTTAAAATACCAACAATCTCCCTTTAAATTCTCGTAAAATCCGTTATGACCTCCGTATTTCTGGATCAAAACGTGAAGTTTAGGAGCCTTGGGGATCGTTTTGAATTCGTCAGGACGAATAATGGGGTCGTCCGCGGAAGTCACGATGGTAACGTCCACTTTCAGGCCTCGAAAATCTTCGGGGCCTAATGTGTAGGAATTGAAGTAATCGTCCGTATTCTTAAACTGGGAGGTGGAGGCTACGATTCTATCGGTCATTTCCATCACTGATTTACCTTTCATGATGTCCGGATAAGGGTGTAGATCCGGAAAATGAACATTCTTCTTGGCTAGGGATTGTCTCCATTTGTCCAAGAAATATTTACCTATGATCAGTTTGGAGTCCATCATCTCCGTTGCGCTTTTGGGATGCAGAGCGGGACTGACCGCGATGCAATGCTTCAGATTAGGGATCGCCTTTTTCTTTCGGGAATGTTCTCTAGCGATCCTAAGAGTAAAATTTCCTCCCAGGGAAAATCCTCCCACATAGACCGGGAGTTTCGGGCCGAATTGTTTCGCCGCGAGCCTCACTGCTTCATATGTTTCGTCTATAAGACTTCCATTAAACGGTTCCGCATTCAGATGATGTGTTTCTCCGTGGTCCCGCATATTCAGTCGGAAAATGGAGATCCCTTTCTCGTAGAATCTTCTCGCGGTCCTTTGGATATAATTGGAATCCATGCTTCCTTCCCAACCGTGGATCAGAATAAGAAGGGCCCGATTTTCCGGAGACTTGGAATAATGTCCTAATAGCCGGATTCCTTTTCCAGCTTCCAAGACGACCGGTTTGGAGGAAGAGTCCATCGGATGAGCGGGAGCCTTTTGGCGCATGAGAGAAGCGAGTACCGTTTGGACGAAAGGATGTCTGAGATGTAAGGGAGGGCTAAAAGGACGGATCTGATCCATACCGGCATTCTTTTCGGACTCGGCCGAAGGGAGCAAGCCATTCGTCAGATATAGTTGCTTAGAACCTTGTATAATTGTTCCGGCTCGAATGGTTTGCCGATAAAACCGTCTATCCTGTGCTCGGCACATTTTTCGAAGGTTTCGGAGAAGGAACTTGCGGTCACCGCTACGATCGGAATTTTCGAATTAGAAGATTTTAATGCACGAATAGCGTCGGCGGTGCTGTAGCCGTCCATCCCGGGCATTTGCAAATCCAGGAAAATCAAATCGTATTTGTTCTCCTCCGTTTCCAGGATCTTCAGCGCCTCGAATCCGCTGAGTGCGGAGTCCGTTTTGACTCCCGTGCGACTTAGATGTTTGGAGAGTATCTTGAGATTGATCTCGTTATCGTCTACGACCAATATCCTTCCGGAGGGGAAAGTGGGGACGGAGTTTTGCGGAATCTTCTTGGTTTCCGGGGCCGTTATAACGGGAGAATGCAATGGGAGGATAACTTTGAATTCGGATCCTCGACCCGGATCGGATTCCAATCGAATTTCTCCTTTCATCAAGGAGACCAGTTTTTGGGCAATATAAAGACCCAGTCCCACTCCCTTGTATTTTCTCGCGTCCGCTAAATCTTCCTGGTGAAAGGCTTCGAAAATCCGTTTGCGAGCCTCATCTTCGATTCCGATTCCTGTATCACGAACCGTAAACGCGATCGAGGTCGGCGATTCCAAGTCGATACGAAGGGAAACTGTGCCATGGTCCGTAAATTTCACGGAATTTACGAGTAGATTCAGAAGTACCTGCTCGATCCTAGTTCTATCCCCGGTTATTTTTTCCGGAACGTTCGGGGCTAGGTGGATCTCCAGATTCAGATCCTTTTCCTTGGCCCTAGGTTCGGCGAGTTTGCGGATCATATCTATCAAATTCTGGATTCCGAAAGGCTCTTGTCGTATCTCTATCTTTGCGGCGTCCAAAGTCACCACTTGTAAAAGATCGTCGATCAAACGGGAAAGGATATTGGAGGAAGAGATCAGATCCTTAAGATAATCTTTTTGTAATTCGTCCAAGTCCGTTTGGGAGAGTAGATTGGCCATTCCTGCGATTCCGAAAAGAGGGGTCCTCATCTCGTGGGAGATCATACCCAAAAATTCCGATTTTGCATTGTACGACTTCTCCGCGGCCTCCTTCGCTTTTGCCAGGGCCAATTCGGTTTCCTTGGCCGCGGAGATATCGGTATGAGTTCCTACCATCCGGATCGGTTCTCCGGAATCGTCGAAAATGATCATAGCACGGGACCTTACGAATAAATACTCTCCGTCTTTCTTTCTGAATCTAAGCACCTTATCGAAACGTTCGGCACCTTCCGTTCTTTGCCTTTCGAAGGCCGAGAGCGCTATCCTAAGGTCCTTAGGGTGGACAAGTTTTCTCCAAGCGTTAGGCTCGTTCGAGATTTCCGCTTCTTCGTAACCCAACATGGTCTTCCAGCGTTTGGAGAGAAATAGCTTATTCTCCGAAAAATCGTAATCCCAATAACCGTCGTTGGAGGCGAGATAGGTGGATTCCAATAGTTCTTTTTGGACCCGGATCTCTTTTTCCACGTTTCTTAAATTCGTAATATTCGAATTGCTGACTAAAAGTCCTTCGTGGACTTTCGCCACTTTGACTAAGTAGGTCCCCGGAGCTCTCGCACCTTCCGGAACGGTATATTCTTTTTCTAAACTTTCTCCACTAGTATATGCGTACACGTAAAGGTCGAATAGACCCGAAGAAAGATTATACGGGAAGTAAAGACAAAGCCTTTTACCCAGCACTTCCTCTCTTCCCATTTTGAGATGGTGTTCGCCGGCGGGATTCAGGTCTCCGAAAGTAAAATCCTCTATCTTGCCGTCGGGATCGAACACCGGTTCGAAATAGTATACTTCCTCTTTACTTTGGAAGGCCGCTTCTCTGAATACGTCCTTTTCTTTCATCTCCTGGGAAAGATCTTTGGCGATGGATATGATCCAATCGTCTTTGGGGGAAAATAAGCTGCAATCGTAGGATCTTCCGTTTACGGTGGAAGGCATCACTCCTCTCCACTCGGAACCTGCCTTGCTTAAGGATCCCATGAAAGCGACCAAGTCGGGATTTTTCTCCAAGGCTCCCGGGCGGATTTCCCCGTAAGTGCGGCCTAAGACGTCGGATAAGGACATGCCGATATTGCGGGCGGCGGTTTCATTACAGAATTCGAATTTCCAATCCTTTAATATTCCCCGCTCGTCACGCAATAGACGGAGAAGGTAAACTCCGTTCATCCGAGAATGCTCGAAGAATTTCGTGAAGGATATGAGTTCGGAGGGTAGGGGCGATATCATTCTTCGGTTCTCGAAAATCAATCGGAGGAATCATTATCCTAGATACTTGCCGATTAACCAACGCTAATTGTTAAGATAGGACGAGTCGTCCGAAGAAAATATCAAAGCCTAAGAGGATTTAAGGGAAAGGCCGGGAGATACCTCTCGGCTCGACTATGGTCTCTTCACCGTATTCCGAATTTTTGGACTTCGGATCTCCGTCTATCGATTCCGTTTCTTTGAATTCTACTGCTTCGGTTCCGGTCCTAAGGGCTTCCAATTTCCTGTAAGTCTCCCAAAAAGGGCGATGGTGTGTAATTCCACGAATACTCATGCGCTCTTTTATATGAAAATGAGATTCAGTATCAATTAAAAATTCTTGGAGATTCTCTGATTTTTCTCTTGACGACGGAAACAAAAGAATGGGATTTTGTTTCCAATGTATGGAAACAAAATAAACTAGAAATGTTTCCAGATTTGCTATATGAACCAAAAACCTAAATATAAAAACCGCCTTTGGACCGGGGGAATTTCCCTCGGGATTCTTTTTTGGGGATTCTCTTTATTTCCCCAAAGCGCTGCCGACTTTGAGAAAGACAAGATTTGGACCACCTCTTCTCTGATTCGTTATTCCTTGGAGAATTCCGTTCAGGCCAAGATCACTCGATTGGATCTGGAGAATTCGGAATACGATTGGGAGAAGGAGAATGGGAAATACAACTTCATCGGATCCTTGACCGCCAACACCCAGAAGACCAATAATTTACCTCTTCCCCAATACACCCTGCAAGGACGAGAGATTACCAGTAATACGATCTCCGCAGGACTCTCTAAGAATTTTTCTACGGGAACCACGGCCAGTCTGACGGTTTCGGATAATCGTTACGAGACGGACGCAGGTAAAAGACCGGAGCAAAGAGGAACCATCGCACAGCAATTCGCTCAGCCCAGCCTGCAT
The sequence above is a segment of the Leptospira wolffii serovar Khorat str. Khorat-H2 genome. Coding sequences within it:
- a CDS encoding acetyl-CoA C-acetyltransferase, whose protein sequence is MSNAYVIDAVRTPRGKGKKRGTLASVHPQELSASTLKAIQERNGLKPEVVEEVVLGCVSQVDDQAACIARYAVMAAQWPNSVPGYTVNRFCGSGLQAVNNIANHVQSGAMAVGLGGGVESMSRVKMGADLGDRDFNIGNPNIQKHYNLVPQGISADLIATKYNISREEADKFAESSQLKADKAIKEGVFKKSIIPIKLEDGSVVDTDENPRIESDYAFLSGLGAVFKTVGEKELDAIALRSYPEVGKINHIHTLGNSSGIVDGAASVLIANDEGVKKFGLKPRAKILATVATGEDPTIMLTGPVSASKKALQAAGLKVEDIDLWEINEAFASVVLYTQKSLGIPMEKINVNGGAIALGHPLGATGAILLGTALDELERRNKRYALMTLCIGGGMGIATIIERI
- a CDS encoding WG repeat-containing protein; the encoded protein is MSNRKYRHTILILFFLILPFGNYNAESLFAVLVERKIGFMDRSGKLVVPPQFDDVTPIMYPFFEGLTRVYKAGKCGYIDEGGKAAIPIEYLECYPFREGLAVVVKGKSESPDCMEYRYLIDRKGNTVFGPSTDFFGAISEGRIPIDRGGIRTCSGPMGTYSSGKFGYLDRSGKEILAPQYDYASHFQGGVATVRKGKYYGVINYDFSEILPFEFDQIGLFNEGLTQIRRKEEWAVADTKGNIRIGFGKFRFIEPFYDGVAQACLAAEISGRECKQVLIDPEGRVLLYLRDLYVHNFSEGLAPAAKSNRSDVWGFIDKEGNWVIPPKFKAAYSFKEGLALVAVYDRKTFKDKFGYIDRSGKFVWQPSN
- a CDS encoding YheT family hydrolase; the encoded protein is MDQIRPFSPPLHLRHPFVQTVLASLMRQKAPAHPMDSSSKPVVLEAGKGIRLLGHYSKSPENRALLILIHGWEGSMDSNYIQRTARRFYEKGISIFRLNMRDHGETHHLNAEPFNGSLIDETYEAVRLAAKQFGPKLPVYVGGFSLGGNFTLRIAREHSRKKKAIPNLKHCIAVSPALHPKSATEMMDSKLIIGKYFLDKWRQSLAKKNVHFPDLHPYPDIMKGKSVMEMTDRIVASTSQFKNTDDYFNSYTLGPEDFRGLKVDVTIVTSADDPIIRPDEFKTIPKAPKLHVLIQKYGGHNGFYENLKGDCWYFKVFDSAIFG
- a CDS encoding hybrid sensor histidine kinase/response regulator, with the translated sequence MISPLPSELISFTKFFEHSRMNGVYLLRLLRDERGILKDWKFEFCNETAARNIGMSLSDVLGRTYGEIRPGALEKNPDLVAFMGSLSKAGSEWRGVMPSTVNGRSYDCSLFSPKDDWIISIAKDLSQEMKEKDVFREAAFQSKEEVYYFEPVFDPDGKIEDFTFGDLNPAGEHHLKMGREEVLGKRLCLYFPYNLSSGLFDLYVYAYTSGESLEKEYTVPEGARAPGTYLVKVAKVHEGLLVSNSNITNLRNVEKEIRVQKELLESTYLASNDGYWDYDFSENKLFLSKRWKTMLGYEEAEISNEPNAWRKLVHPKDLRIALSAFERQRTEGAERFDKVLRFRKKDGEYLFVRSRAMIIFDDSGEPIRMVGTHTDISAAKETELALAKAKEAAEKSYNAKSEFLGMISHEMRTPLFGIAGMANLLSQTDLDELQKDYLKDLISSSNILSRLIDDLLQVVTLDAAKIEIRQEPFGIQNLIDMIRKLAEPRAKEKDLNLEIHLAPNVPEKITGDRTRIEQVLLNLLVNSVKFTDHGTVSLRIDLESPTSIAFTVRDTGIGIEDEARKRIFEAFHQEDLADARKYKGVGLGLYIAQKLVSLMKGEIRLESDPGRGSEFKVILPLHSPVITAPETKKIPQNSVPTFPSGRILVVDDNEINLKILSKHLSRTGVKTDSALSGFEALKILETEENKYDLIFLDLQMPGMDGYSTADAIRALKSSNSKIPIVAVTASSFSETFEKCAEHRIDGFIGKPFEPEQLYKVLSNYI